The following are encoded together in the Oreochromis aureus strain Israel breed Guangdong linkage group 18, ZZ_aureus, whole genome shotgun sequence genome:
- the LOC120434305 gene encoding zinc finger protein 570-like, whose amino-acid sequence MPSVQYLREFINERLTAAAEQIFLEFEKTIVQYEEEIDRQRRLLDITWKPQIKLHRTELPQQPVCKDEEVLPERQLWNQERNSLHQEEPELPHIKEEQEELCTSQEGEQVGLKEETDTFMVTAAEERDHHDPEANSNQLPSQTCPIDESQNHRGSRNLDSGTNSNLESQSNSDTGKESLTCNLCGKSFKNKYNMTRHQRIHTGEKPYSCETCGKKFGMSSILKGHLITHTGEKPYSCKICGKTYTRSSGVTVHMRMHTGERPYHCKTCRKVFSSSSHLSADRRIHTGERPYNCKTCGKMFKSSSHIWRHMKTHTGERPYHCKTCRKMFTSSSHLWRHMKTHTGDKS is encoded by the exons ATGCCTTCAGTTCAGTATCTGAGAGAGTTTATCAACGAGCGactaactgctgctgctgaacaaaTATTCTTGGAGTTTGAAAAAACGATCGTCCAGTACGAGGAAGAGATCGACCGTCAGCGCAGACTGCTGGATATCACCTGGAAACCCCAAATCAAGCTGCACAGGACAG AACTCCCACAGCAGCCTGTCTGTAAGGACGAGGAGGTTCTCCCTGAGCGGCAGCTCTGGAACCAGGAGAGGAACTCTCTGCACCAGGAGGAACCAGAACTTCCACAtattaaagaggaacaggaggaactcTGCACCAGTCAGGAGGGTGAGCAGGTTGGACTCAAGGAGGAGACTGATACCTTTATGGTGACTGCTGCTGAGGAAAGAGACCACCATGACCCAGAAGCAAACAGTAACCAGCTCCCTTCTCAAACCTGTCCTATAGATGAGAGCCAAAATCACAGAGGAAGTAGGAATTTAGACTCAGGGACAAATAGTAACTTAGAAAGTCAGAGTAATTCTGACACAGGTAAAGAGTctttaacatgtaatctttgtGGAAAATCCTTTAAGAATAAGTACAATATGACTCGACATCAGAGAatccacacaggtgagaagccataTTCTTGTGAAACGTGTGGGAAAAAGTTTGGTATGTCATCAATACTTAAAGGCCATTTGATTACCCATACAGGTGAGAAACCGTATTCTTGTAAAATATGTGGGAAAACTTATACGCGAAGCAGTGGTGTGACTGTACACATGAGAATGCATACAGGTGAAAGACCGTACCATTGTAAAACATGCAGGAAAGTGTTCTCAAGTAGTAGTCATTTATCGGCAGACAGAAGAATCCACACAGGTGAGAGACCGTATAATTGTAAAACATGTGGGAAAATGTTCAAATCCAGCAGTCATATATGGCGACACATGAAAACGCACACGGGTGAGAGACCGTATCATTGCAAAACATGTAGGAAAATGTTCACATCTAGCAGTCATTTATGGCGCCACATGAAAACTCACACAGGTGACAAGTCGTAG